The Microbulbifer hydrolyticus genome has a segment encoding these proteins:
- a CDS encoding PilW family protein encodes MNMRAVHSQTIRSKKLGLQKGISLVELMISITIGLILMTGVVQLFLSSRATFSTQQALSRVQESGRLAMEFLSEDIRMAGYMGCMSRNLNFTNTLNNATDLAYNFEIGIEGLNDVGATVPAGYPANIVQGTDVLVVRGGTGNGVDVVAVNNNSKVFIEDTGVTESCGSGLDSFSGLCERDILVVSDCSKARVFQVSDLAEESGVGVSVEHLDAGTSPGNAANTWGGGSIPDENFGDDAEVIEMNTTVYYISLGVSGQPGLWQETNGANPMELLEGVENMQLTYGRDTSGDGIPDSYVDASALTTSADWEQVASVRVQLLVQSTEDNLLQEAQPYTFNGVTNSAPADRRLRQVFINTVGIRSRLP; translated from the coding sequence GCCAGACAATACGCAGCAAGAAATTGGGCCTTCAAAAAGGTATCTCGCTGGTCGAGTTGATGATCTCCATCACCATCGGCCTGATCCTGATGACCGGTGTGGTTCAGCTTTTCCTTTCCAGCCGCGCCACCTTCTCCACCCAGCAAGCGCTGTCTCGTGTGCAGGAGAGTGGTCGCCTGGCAATGGAGTTTCTGTCGGAAGACATTCGCATGGCCGGCTACATGGGCTGCATGAGCCGAAACCTGAACTTTACCAACACCCTCAACAATGCCACTGATCTTGCGTACAACTTTGAAATTGGTATCGAGGGGCTGAACGACGTAGGCGCCACCGTTCCTGCAGGCTACCCAGCCAATATCGTGCAGGGCACGGATGTGCTGGTCGTGCGTGGAGGCACCGGTAACGGCGTGGATGTTGTTGCTGTAAACAACAACAGCAAAGTGTTTATAGAGGACACCGGCGTGACTGAATCCTGCGGATCTGGTCTGGATAGCTTCAGTGGTCTGTGTGAGCGGGATATTCTGGTGGTCTCCGATTGCTCGAAAGCGCGTGTATTCCAGGTATCGGATCTGGCTGAGGAAAGTGGTGTGGGTGTGAGTGTTGAGCACCTGGATGCGGGTACGAGCCCGGGTAATGCCGCGAATACCTGGGGAGGGGGGAGCATACCGGACGAAAACTTCGGTGACGATGCCGAAGTCATTGAGATGAATACCACTGTTTATTACATCTCCCTGGGCGTCAGTGGTCAGCCTGGTTTGTGGCAGGAAACCAATGGCGCCAATCCAATGGAGCTATTGGAAGGTGTTGAGAATATGCAGCTTACCTATGGACGCGATACATCGGGAGATGGCATTCCGGATAGCTACGTAGATGCCTCGGCACTAACTACCAGCGCAGATTGGGAACAGGTGGCCAGTGTAAGGGTGCAGCTACTGGTGCAAAGCACCGAAGATAACCTGCTGCAGGAAGCGCAGCCCTATACGTTCAATGGGGTTACCAACAGCGCACCCGCTGACCGTCGCCTGCGACAGGTATTTATAAATACCGTGGGTATTCGCAGCCGCCTGCCCTGA